The genomic window TATTAACAGCAGCCATTAAACTAGAAGAATGATGAAAAGGAGTAATCTCACTAATTAGAATCATAACACTAACTATCAAAACTAACAAAAATCCTTTCATGTTCTTCCTATAGTTTCTAATGACATATTCTTTCTTAGGATAGCAAAAATTAGAATAGTATTCCAAGGACTGGCAAAAACTCTTTCGATTAGATTTAATCTATATCTGACGCAATGAGATTAATTCAAATTAGAAAGGAACAAAATTAAAAATTTTCTGAGAATAATATTCTAATTCTTTAGATTTTAGGATAGATAAATAGTCATGATCATGACGATAATATTGCCACCGTTCTAATAAATTCATCGTTTGAGCATTCCCATCATAAATATTTCCATCAAAAGAACTACCTTTTCCATAAGTTGCTACTTTATTCAAGTTGGAATCTGTAAAATTAACTTGAAGTTCCTCGGCAAGTTCTTGACGATATAAAGAATCAGAAAACCATCGATTAAAATTAAGACAAATTTTTGTTTTCAGAAAATTAGTTTCTCCAATAAATTCTTTTGCATATTGAATCCATAAATCTAAGGGGGTAAGATGTGGATTTTCAACCATCATAAAGTCTTTATAATAAAAATCTCTATAGTTAGTATCATTTTTGTCCTTAAAAGCAGACCATCTTTTCATAGGAGCCAGTGTATAATCACTTTCTATTTGGGTCGCTTTAATCCTACTTGCTATAGTATTATAGGGATCTCTTAAGATTAGAATATCAATATTTTTTTGAGCTTTGCCTAAATAAATTAGACGCATCAAATTATAGTAAGGATTGCTTAATGAAGATAACTCTATATCTTCATAGCTATGGATTACTATATCTTTAAAATAATTCTGCTCTAAAACCTTTCGCAATTTCTTAAAAAATCTCGTATTTCTTCCTTGTCTGAATTGCCTTAATCCTGGCTTTAAATCATTTAAAAAAATAGTATCTTTTGGAACTTGGCCTAAGAGCCAATTGATAATAGCATGATTACCACTACGCCTCATTCCAATAATCCTTATACTTTTGCCAATCACAGGTGATTGATTATAGTTTTTTAGAAATACTTGAAGCTGTTCAAAGTCAGTAAAAATATCTTTTTTCTTAGTCCTATAAAAATTAAGAATAGTCCCTAAATCATTGTTTTGAATAAAATTCATGATATATTATAATTAGTTTCAGTAAAATAGTTTAGTTACTTATTAAGTTTAATTCTTATACAAATCCTAGATGCTAAACTAAAAATCAATCACCAGTCACTCTAATCTTAATGTTTCATGTTATGATAACACACTCTACAATTGTCTGAGCAATAATAATTTTTTAAGTTTTCATTTCTCTATTATTAATCGTTAATTGTCCCTTTTCTTAACATGACTAACAAACCTGTTGCAGTTGTTCTTTTATCAGGTGGCTTAGACTCTGCTACCTCAGCAGCGATCGCCATTGACCAAGGTTATGAAGTGATCGCCCTTTCCTTACGCTATGGACAACGACACCAAAGAGAGTTAGATGCTGCAAAAATAATCGCTCAAACCCTCAATATCACTCAACATTACACGATCGATGTCAATATTGCTCAATGGGGAGGTTCCTCTTTAACCGATACTTCTTTATCTTTACCCCAAAGCGGTGTTGATGCCACCATTATCCCCTCTACCTATGTTCCTGGCAGAAACACAGTTTTTATCGCCCTAGCCCTCTCCTTAGCTGAAGCAAAGGGCGCACAAGCTATTTATTTAGGCATCAACGCTGTCGATTATTCTGGCTATCCCGATTGTCGCCCTGATTATCTACAGGCTTATCAAACCTTGGCAAATCTTTCTTCTAAAGCAGGGCTTGTAGGAAAAGCTCCTCAACTGCTCGCCCCCTTGATCACAAAAACAAAAGTAGATATCATAAAAGATGCTATTAAATTAGGGGTTCCCATAACTAAAACTTGGTCATGCTATCAAGGAGAGCAAGAACCCTGTGGCTTATGCGACTCTTGTCGTATCCGAGATCAGGCTTTAATTGAAGCCGGATACCCTGAGTTAGCCACCCCTAAAGGTAGAGAATTTAAAGACTTGTCTTGAAGTTAAAAGACAACAAAAATATTCAATAATTATAAACTAAGCTTCAAATTAGAGTGAACTAGGTTTAGGAATTTGAATACTGAGAAAATTACTCTGAGGCATCATTTCTTCAACAATGATAGCTAGAATAATTAATTAATAATAAAAACCTTGCAGAAACGCTTATGATTATTCATAGTTTAATCACCCTTATTTAATACAGTTTTATCTATTAAAAACACCATTATTTGATATTGGTACACCATTCAAGATACAATGAAGCTTATGTTAACTCTATATTGATTTATATGGAATAAGTATTATGTCTCACGCCACAGATATAAAAACCTTAGCTCGTTGGATGTGTTCTGATTTCAGTAATCAAGAACAAGCCTTTGAAAATCCTCCTTTTTATGCTCATATTCGTGTTTGTATTCGTCCTTTACCTCTAAGCAATTTTCCCGAACCCAGTTTATTTTTAGAACAAGCTTATGATTATGCGTTAAATCAACCTTATCGAATACGGGTATTAAAATTAAATATTGTCGAGGAAAGAATTGAATTAGAAAATTATAAACTTAAAGACAAAGAAACCTTTTTGGGAGCATCCCGTGAGCCAGAAAAATTAAAAAAGCTCACCCCTAATGACATCGAATTAATGCAGGGGTGTGATATGTTTGTTGATTGGACAGGTACTAGCTTTAAAGGAATGGTTAAACCTGGCAGAAATTGTCGTATTGTTCGTAATGGAAAAGAAACCTATTTAGACAATAGTTTTGAAATTAATGACCATCAATTAATCAGCCTTGATCGGGGTTATGATCCCATTACCAATGAATTAGTTTGGGGATCAGTTGCGGGTGCATTTCACTTTAAACCTCGTCAAAGTTTCGCTAACGAAGTTGAATTCTAACCCCTTAATTTGGGCTAAGTCTTCCTCCATTTAACACTTGATCAATACGCACTTGATGGGGAGTTTTTTGAGGTTCACTCTCCCCTCCTATCATTTGGGTGCAAGTAGGACTACTAAAACAAGCTTGTATATCCTTTCCTGCTTCTTCTCTGGTGGAAACTTCAGGATCTTCAGTATTTTCTAACCCTGTTTTTTCCGTAGGGTTTGCATTAGAATTAATCGGAGTAGAAGGAACCACGTTAGTATCAGAAGACGGGGTACATAACCCAGATAAATCAATAGTATTTCCTGCTTGATCAACCCCGTAACAAGTCGGAGAAGCTTGAACCTGATGAGAAATAATCGTGACTCCCATTAAAGAAGAAAAAATCAATAAACCAGTTGTGAAAAATCCCTGCATAAAATTTGCCTATCATTAAGCTCAGTATTGACTGCGATCGTAATAGTTGATGATAATGATAGACATCGCTAAATTTACGGAAATAAGCCGTTAAAATTAGTTCAACTCTTGGGAAATTTCCAATTTAGGTTGAATAACAGTAGGCACTAATTCTAAAATTTGCTCAACAATATCATCAGGGGTTTGATATTCATCAATGATAATTTGTAAATCACATTGAGCATATAAATAACGACGTTCCTCTAATAAAGATTGTAACTTTAAACTTAAATCTGTTTGTTGTAATAAAGGCCGAGTTTTGTCTTTTTTTAAACGTTTGGTTAGAATAGGGACAGGAGCATCTAACCAAACAATTAAACCATGATGTAAATAACTCCAATTGATTGGCTTTAAAATGATTCCACCGCCGGTTGCAATGACACTTTTAGTACAAGATGCTAATTCTGAAAGTACCTGACTTTCAAGTTCACGAAATGTCTCTTCTCCTTGGGTAGCAAAAATATCACTAATCCTTTGTTGTGTCACTCGTTCAATTAGCACATCACTATCAAAAAAACGATAATTTAAACGCTGTGCTAATTTTTGCCCTACTGTTGTTTTACCGGTTCCCATCATACCAATTAGAAACACATTAACCCCTTGGAGTAGCTGTTGCATAGTCATCATTAAATGTCTAAGTAAGTTGGCCGACCTAATTATAACTTCCTATATTTAATCCCTTAACTCATCTCATAACGAGTTAGGGATAAGAAGTTAGATGATGGCCAAAAAATCTCCTTGGAACTCAGGCAATGATTGTGTTAAATTTTCTAATGAGGTACTCTGCTTACTTTAGTCTCGACTCTAGTTGAGATGCTGAAAAGAAGCAACGGCATAGTAAACTATCCATACCATTCAATTATCCATCGTTCATTCGATAGCGGATTATAGCTTCAATGTTTTCTAAACAAGTCACAGATTCCAAAGTCTATCAATGGTTCAATGATCGTCTAGAAATTCAAGCCATTTCTGACGATATCACCAGTAAATACGTCCCCCCCCACGTTAATATCTTCTACTGTCTTGGCGGAATTACCTTAGTTTGCTTTCTGGTTCAGTTTGCAACTGGGTTTGCCATGACCTTCTACTATAAGCCAACAGTAACCGAAGCGTTCTCTTCTGTTCAGTACATCATGAACGAAGTTAACTTCGGTTGGTTGATCCGTTCTATTCATCGTTGGTCAGCCAGTATGATGGTATTAATGATGATCCTCCATGTCTTTCGTGTGTACTTAACTGGTGGCTTTAAAAAGCCCCGTGAGTTAACCTGGATGACAGGGGTTATCTTAGCGGTGATTACCGTTTCTTTTGGGGTAACAGGATACTCTTTACCCTGGGACCAAGTGGGTTACTGGGCGGTTAAAATCGTATCTGGTGTTCCTGCTGCAATTCCCGTCGTTGGAGATCAAATGGTCGAACTTCTAAGAGGTGGCCAAAGTGTGGGACAAGCAACCTTAACCCGTTTCTACAGTCTCCATACCTTCGTTTTTCCCTGGTTAATTGCAGTATTCATGTTAGCCCACTTCTTAATGATTCGTAAACAAGGGATTTCTGGTCCTTTGTAAAGCCTATCTGAAGTAACAGACGGTGATCAGTGAACAGTTAATTATGAGGAAATATTCCATAATTAATCACTGATTATCCGTATTCGGATAAAAACCCTGCTGATCCTCTATTTCGATAAGGAGAAATTTGTAAATGGCCATTGAAAAAAAGCCAGACCTAAGCGATCCTAAATTGCGTGCTAAGTTAGCCCAAGGAATGGGTCACAACTATTACGGTGAACCCGCTTGGCCTAACGACTTACTTTATGTGTTCCCTGTGGTTATCTTGGGAACCATTGGTTTATTGGTAGGTTTAGCGGTACTTGATCCCGCTTTAATTGGGGAACCGGCTGATCCCTTTGCCACTCCCCTTGAAATTTTACCTGAATGGTATTTATATCCCGTTTTCCAAATTTTACGGGTTCTTCCCAACAAATTACTAGGAATTGCCTGTCAAGGTGCTATTCCTTTGGGTTTACTATTGGTTCCTTTCATTGAAAGTGTCAACAAGTTTCAAAACCCCTTTCGTCGTCCCATTGCTACCGCAGTCTTCCTTTTCGGAACTGTTGTTACCATCTGGTTAGGTGCGGGTGCGACTTTCCCCATTGATGAGTCTTTAACTTTAGGCTTATTCTAAAACAACCTGAAACTTTAATTTTTTGCCTGTGATTGTTTCAACTCCTACTGAGGAAAAGAGCGATCGCAGGTATCTTTTTTTATTTGTGGACATAAGGTTTTAGAGAGGTAATACGAGATCCGCTACCAAATCCGCTTATCATCGTAGAGTAATCTTCTTTCTCCCTCTGCCTCCTCTGCTCCCTCTGCTCCCTCTGCCTTCTCAAGATGATTGTCTACTGGCTAAAGCGGATCTAGTATAACTGCGTTGCGTAGCACGACGTAGTCGCACTCTGAACCCCTAACCCCGAACTCAGGTTAATTTTAGCCTCTTGCTGTACTCAAAGAGGGTAAGAAACTAACAAGAGAGGGAAAAATAATGATTAATATTAAGACTAAAAGTTGTAGCAAGATGAAAGGAATAGCACCACGATAAATCTCTTCTGTTTTTAATTCTGGGGGTGCCACTCCCCTCAGATAAAATAGAGCGAAGCCAAAGGGAGGCGTTAGGAAAGAGGTTTGCAAATTAGCAGCTAAAATAACCCCGTACCACATCAAATCTATCCCTAATGTTTCAGCAACTGGCTTAAAAATAGGGATAACAATAAAAGCAATTTCAAAAAAGTCAATAAAAAAGCCTAAAATAAAGACAGTTAACATACTGACAGCTAAAAATCCATATTGACCCCCTGGCAATGTGGTTAAAATTTCTAACATAAAGTGATCCCCATTAACGCCTCGAAAAACTAAACTAAAAGCAGTTGAGCCAAAGAGAATAAAGATCACCATTGTGCTAATGCGTAACGTAGCATCACAAACTTGTTTTAAAGTAAGCCAATTTAATTCCTTATTAAAAGCAGCTAAAATCATGGTTCCCAATGCACCCACTGCACCAGCTTCTGTGGGGGTTGCAATGCCAAAAAAGATACTTCCTAACACCAACAAAATCAATAATAGAGGAGGAAGCATGGCTTGAGTTACTTGTTTGATTAATGCTTTCTTACTAATATTTCGTTCTTCTGGAGGCAAAGCTGGAGCAACATCTGGGCGAATTAAAGAAACAATAATAACATGAAGAGCGAAGGCACTAGCCATCATTAAACCTGGAATGATGGAGCCAATAAATAAACTACCCACAGGAATGCCTAATTGATCCGCTAATACCACTAAAACAATACTCGGAGGAATTAATTGTCCCAACGTCCCTGATGCAACGATCGCTCCAGATGCCAATTCTTTGTTATAACCATAGCGCAACATAATCGGCAGAGAAATTAAGCCCATGGCCACCACTGTTGCAGCAACAACTCCCGTTGTTGCTGCTAACAAAGCCCCTACAATAACCACCGCTAACGCAAGGCCACCCCGTAACCTACCGAATAAAATGCCCATTGTCAGTAATAATTTTTCGGCAATACCTGTCTTTTCCAGCATCGATCCTAAAAAGATAAAATAGGGAATAGCTAGCAGGGTATAGTTTCCCATAATGCCGAAAATTCGACTCGGTAAAGCACTTAAAAAAACGGGATCAAATGCCCCTAAAATTACACCAATCAGAGCAAAAATAATCGAAACGCCACCCAAAGAAAAAGCAACAGGATAACCAAAAGACAGTAGAATTAACGCCCCAACAAACATTAAAGGGCCTAACCAATCATAGGTTAAGGTCATGGGGTTCCTCCTGGGGGGTTAATTGACCGGTAAATATCGCCCAATTTTTAACCGCTTCAGCTAAGCCTTGAAAAATCAGTAAGATGTAACTAACAATAATCATAGATTTAATGGGATAACGGGGAAGTCCCCCCGGATCAGAAGACATTTCTAAAATCTTCCAAGAATTGATAATATTACCCCAAGAATAATAAATTACCATTAAACAAAAAGGAATTAAAAAGATAAAAACACCAATAAAATTAGCTAAAGCTTTTCGTTTTGGCGACCAATCTTTATAGAACAGATCAACTCTAACGTGTTCATCGTGTTTAAGGGTATAAGCAGCCCCTAAAAGAAAGACGAGATCAAACAAATACCATTGCACTTCAATTAAGGCATTAGAAGTTAAATTTTGTCCAATCAATCTGCCCAAGTATCGCCCGACAACGTTCCAAACCCCTACAAAAATCATGAGGAGAACTAACCAATAAGTGAATCTTCCTATCCATTCGTTGATAGTATCGATAATTTTGGCAATATTTAGTAGCTTTTGCAAGGGTTGACCTCGATTTCAACTCATGAGTATTTTAATATACCAGCATAAAGGAAATCGTGACAAGTTTATAGCATTATGATTATTTTTTTTAACAATTATCTGTCATTTTAGTCTCAATTGATGGAAGCCAAAGCTTCTGATAAATAGTCAGCAGTTGACTCAACTAAAGGGATTGTATTTTCATATAACATTCGAGTCGGACCAATTAATCCCACACTTCCCACTGGAATATGTCCTTGACAATAAGTTGCAGAAATTAAACTACAGGGACGCATTGATTCTAAAGGATTTTCTGTACCTATTTTTAGGGTAACTCGTCGATTACATAATTCAGATTCAGGAATATTTAAAATTAAAGGTAAGAGTTTATCTTGCTCTTCTTCTAGTAAATGGAGTAACATTTGAACTTGTTGTAATTGAGAAAATTCAGGTTGTCGTAAGACTTCTGAAACTCCATGAATCATCATCTGAGTAGAAATTGACGTTTTTAAATAAGTTTGTAGTTGTTTGAGTAAACTTTTCAAAAAATCGGCGTAGTTGATAAAATCTTGATCTATTTTTTCCCAATCTAAATGATTTAATTCTAATAGGGATTTTCCTTTTAATTGACTGTTTAAGAAATTAGAAAGAATATGTAATTCTTCCTCTAACCAATCTTGCTCTTCTTCGTTATCTCTCACTAAGGAAGCAGGAATGTCAACTACAATTGATTGAGTTTGGTAACTGTCAGTAACCACCAATAACATGGCTTGTTTTGATGACACTGGGATCAGTTGAAGATGACGTAATTGATTAGGAGAGGTTTGGGGTAAAGTAATTAAAGCAATATAACCACTTAAGTTAGCTAAAATTTGCGTTGCTCTTTGTAAAGCGGTTTCAAAATTATAGGTTTTTTGTTGGAGTTGTTGGCTTAAATTTTGTTTAATTTGTTTGGCTCTTTTTTGGTTAGGAGTCATTAAATTATCGACATAAATTCGATAGCCAAAATCAGAAGGAATACGGCCGGCTGAGGTATGGGGTTGATACAAAAAACCTGCTTTTTCTAATTTTCCTAAAGTATTACGAATGGTCGCTGAACTAACCATAAAATCGTATTCTTTCACTAAAGTTTTTGAGCCAACTGGTTCTGCTGTAGCAATATAATGTTGTACGGTTGCCCGTAAAATGTCTTGATGACGTTGATTTAATAAAGTAGTAACGTTCATAATGGGTTGAGCGGTCAATCTAAGACTTGATAAAATGGTTGTTAATATTAAAGCAGTTTTTAGTCATTAATATTGAGGAATCGTAGCATCAACTCTTGCAGCATAAGCTGCAATTCCTCCCGATATATTTTTAACATTTGTAAACCCGTTGTTAAGTAACCAAAGACACATTTGTGCCGATCGCATTCCGTGATGACAGAGGACAAAGGTTTCTTTATGAGGATCAAAACGCTGGTCAATATCAGCAGACCATTGTTCAAACTGACTTAAAGACAGCACTTCAAACCCTTCAATATAGGCGATCGCTACTTCTTCGGGTTCTCTGACATCAATTAATTGTAACTCATGGAGGTCTTGGGCTAAGTGTTGCGCTAATTCCTCAACGCTAATGACAGGAAGAGATTGAAATTGATTCATTAGGGTACTTCAAATCAGTAGATTTAAGTACACATTAACAGATCCTTAAACAAATTTCTGGGGAAAATTCCTCATGCTGAATAGACAACCGATAAACAAAAATCAAGTTTCATCAAAAAATAATAAGGTCTAAAACCCTATTAATTTTTGTAATTACTTTAAAACGGCAAAAAAACGACCCAAAAGAAACCAATTCCCTATAACTTTCGTGCAAGATGTTACTTGCCTCAGAATTTTTGGGAAATATAATACTGTAGTCTAAACCTTGGCCATATTTCAGTGCAATCTGAGAAATTATGTCTTTTGATTCTGTCACGACGTGCCTTGATGGCCATTCGAGTCTACTCATAATGAATCCTAACTGATGCTTAATCTATGACTCCAGAGGAGAAACCCCATGAATAAAAAGACTGATACTCCTATGACATCTCTCACCTCAGACTCCCATCATGACCTTCCTTGGTGGAATCGTCCTGTGATGGGAGAAGATAGTCTTGTAGAGGACTTACTGGGAAAGTTCAGTAAGCAAGAAGTCTCAGAAAGTGCGCTATTTTTGCATAATCGGGAGATGACCGATCTTAAAGTCTTTGCTAAAACAGCCGCAGCTATTGACAATGAGAAGTTTGGGCAAGAAGAGTTTTTGATCTTTGTGAAAATGCAGTATCTACTGCGTAAGGACATCCATGAGTATCAGGGACTT from Crocosphaera subtropica ATCC 51142 includes these protein-coding regions:
- a CDS encoding TRAP transporter large permease, which codes for MTLTYDWLGPLMFVGALILLSFGYPVAFSLGGVSIIFALIGVILGAFDPVFLSALPSRIFGIMGNYTLLAIPYFIFLGSMLEKTGIAEKLLLTMGILFGRLRGGLALAVVIVGALLAATTGVVAATVVAMGLISLPIMLRYGYNKELASGAIVASGTLGQLIPPSIVLVVLADQLGIPVGSLFIGSIIPGLMMASAFALHVIIVSLIRPDVAPALPPEERNISKKALIKQVTQAMLPPLLLILLVLGSIFFGIATPTEAGAVGALGTMILAAFNKELNWLTLKQVCDATLRISTMVIFILFGSTAFSLVFRGVNGDHFMLEILTTLPGGQYGFLAVSMLTVFILGFFIDFFEIAFIVIPIFKPVAETLGIDLMWYGVILAANLQTSFLTPPFGFALFYLRGVAPPELKTEEIYRGAIPFILLQLLVLILIIIFPSLVSFLPSLSTARG
- the queC gene encoding 7-cyano-7-deazaguanine synthase QueC; amino-acid sequence: MTNKPVAVVLLSGGLDSATSAAIAIDQGYEVIALSLRYGQRHQRELDAAKIIAQTLNITQHYTIDVNIAQWGGSSLTDTSLSLPQSGVDATIIPSTYVPGRNTVFIALALSLAEAKGAQAIYLGINAVDYSGYPDCRPDYLQAYQTLANLSSKAGLVGKAPQLLAPLITKTKVDIIKDAIKLGVPITKTWSCYQGEQEPCGLCDSCRIRDQALIEAGYPELATPKGREFKDLS
- the petD gene encoding cytochrome b6-f complex subunit IV; protein product: MAIEKKPDLSDPKLRAKLAQGMGHNYYGEPAWPNDLLYVFPVVILGTIGLLVGLAVLDPALIGEPADPFATPLEILPEWYLYPVFQILRVLPNKLLGIACQGAIPLGLLLVPFIESVNKFQNPFRRPIATAVFLFGTVVTIWLGAGATFPIDESLTLGLF
- a CDS encoding rhodanese-like domain-containing protein; the protein is MNQFQSLPVISVEELAQHLAQDLHELQLIDVREPEEVAIAYIEGFEVLSLSQFEQWSADIDQRFDPHKETFVLCHHGMRSAQMCLWLLNNGFTNVKNISGGIAAYAARVDATIPQY
- a CDS encoding shikimate kinase, producing MTMQQLLQGVNVFLIGMMGTGKTTVGQKLAQRLNYRFFDSDVLIERVTQQRISDIFATQGEETFRELESQVLSELASCTKSVIATGGGIILKPINWSYLHHGLIVWLDAPVPILTKRLKKDKTRPLLQQTDLSLKLQSLLEERRYLYAQCDLQIIIDEYQTPDDIVEQILELVPTVIQPKLEISQELN
- the hrcA gene encoding heat-inducible transcriptional repressor HrcA; the encoded protein is MNVTTLLNQRHQDILRATVQHYIATAEPVGSKTLVKEYDFMVSSATIRNTLGKLEKAGFLYQPHTSAGRIPSDFGYRIYVDNLMTPNQKRAKQIKQNLSQQLQQKTYNFETALQRATQILANLSGYIALITLPQTSPNQLRHLQLIPVSSKQAMLLVVTDSYQTQSIVVDIPASLVRDNEEEQDWLEEELHILSNFLNSQLKGKSLLELNHLDWEKIDQDFINYADFLKSLLKQLQTYLKTSISTQMMIHGVSEVLRQPEFSQLQQVQMLLHLLEEEQDKLLPLILNIPESELCNRRVTLKIGTENPLESMRPCSLISATYCQGHIPVGSVGLIGPTRMLYENTIPLVESTADYLSEALASIN
- a CDS encoding TRAP transporter small permease subunit encodes the protein MQKLLNIAKIIDTINEWIGRFTYWLVLLMIFVGVWNVVGRYLGRLIGQNLTSNALIEVQWYLFDLVFLLGAAYTLKHDEHVRVDLFYKDWSPKRKALANFIGVFIFLIPFCLMVIYYSWGNIINSWKILEMSSDPGGLPRYPIKSMIIVSYILLIFQGLAEAVKNWAIFTGQLTPQEEPHDLNL
- the petB gene encoding cytochrome b6 gives rise to the protein MFSKQVTDSKVYQWFNDRLEIQAISDDITSKYVPPHVNIFYCLGGITLVCFLVQFATGFAMTFYYKPTVTEAFSSVQYIMNEVNFGWLIRSIHRWSASMMVLMMILHVFRVYLTGGFKKPRELTWMTGVILAVITVSFGVTGYSLPWDQVGYWAVKIVSGVPAAIPVVGDQMVELLRGGQSVGQATLTRFYSLHTFVFPWLIAVFMLAHFLMIRKQGISGPL
- a CDS encoding chromophore lyase CpcT/CpeT, producing the protein MSHATDIKTLARWMCSDFSNQEQAFENPPFYAHIRVCIRPLPLSNFPEPSLFLEQAYDYALNQPYRIRVLKLNIVEERIELENYKLKDKETFLGASREPEKLKKLTPNDIELMQGCDMFVDWTGTSFKGMVKPGRNCRIVRNGKETYLDNSFEINDHQLISLDRGYDPITNELVWGSVAGAFHFKPRQSFANEVEF